From the genome of Halobellus litoreus, one region includes:
- a CDS encoding PIN domain-containing protein, whose protein sequence is MEIYVDATTLIALESVGELELLTNFEGDLVIPQAVADEIREERAERNVQRLLRSDSASMKTEANAAGEHQQSAIDVLGDAEWNGDVAIVAAVLRARERDEPIAVVSDDRRVRTVAEGFDATVTGTIGVVVRAVDEGRAPGEAKSLVRRLDSNGLHLTGELRETADRLIDEATEEN, encoded by the coding sequence ATGGAGATCTACGTGGACGCGACGACGCTCATCGCCCTGGAGAGCGTCGGCGAACTGGAACTACTGACGAACTTCGAGGGCGACCTCGTGATCCCGCAGGCGGTCGCCGACGAAATACGCGAGGAGCGCGCGGAACGGAACGTGCAGCGGCTTCTTCGAAGTGATTCGGCATCGATGAAGACCGAGGCGAACGCGGCCGGCGAGCACCAACAGAGCGCGATTGACGTGCTCGGCGATGCGGAGTGGAACGGCGACGTCGCGATCGTTGCGGCCGTCCTTCGAGCACGCGAACGGGACGAGCCGATCGCCGTCGTCTCCGACGACCGACGCGTCAGGACCGTCGCCGAAGGATTCGACGCCACCGTCACCGGTACGATCGGCGTCGTCGTCCGCGCTGTCGACGAAGGAAGAGCGCCCGGCGAGGCGAAGTCGCTCGTGCGACGTCTCGATTCGAACGGACTGCATCTGACCGGCGAGCTCCGCGAGACGGCCGATCGATTGATAGACGAAGCCACCGAGGAGAACTGA
- a CDS encoding pantoate kinase → MSDEAAAFVPGHVTGFFSAHPDEDPSVAGSRGAGIALSHGVNVRVGRGDDVRNDTDTDTGGPDVTLNGEPIDVAPVAAVLDDLDAADARVVAETPLPLGAGFGVSGAMALGAAYAANAAYDRHRSENELVELAHAAEVEAGTGLGDVVAQARGGLPIRLEPGAPGHGRLDGIPASPRVEYVSFGSVSTEEVLSGDTRALTAAGERALSDLRAEPTTDRLVELSRRFAREADLLTDRVADAVETVRAEGGDAAMAMLGDTVFAFGDDLSAAGYDPEVCSVHPTGATLRPPDVSRFER, encoded by the coding sequence ATGAGCGACGAGGCGGCGGCGTTCGTGCCCGGACACGTCACCGGATTCTTCAGCGCTCACCCCGACGAGGACCCGTCGGTGGCGGGCTCCCGCGGAGCCGGAATCGCGCTCTCGCACGGCGTCAACGTGCGAGTCGGCCGCGGCGACGACGTCCGGAACGACACCGACACGGACACCGGCGGCCCCGACGTGACGCTGAACGGTGAGCCGATAGACGTCGCGCCCGTCGCCGCCGTTCTCGACGACCTCGACGCCGCGGACGCTCGCGTCGTCGCCGAGACGCCGTTGCCGCTGGGCGCCGGATTCGGCGTCTCGGGCGCGATGGCGCTCGGGGCCGCTTACGCCGCCAACGCCGCCTACGACCGTCACCGGAGCGAGAACGAACTCGTCGAACTCGCCCACGCCGCCGAGGTCGAGGCGGGAACCGGGCTCGGCGACGTGGTGGCACAGGCCCGGGGCGGGCTTCCGATCCGCCTCGAACCCGGCGCGCCGGGGCACGGCCGTCTCGACGGCATCCCGGCCAGCCCCCGCGTCGAGTACGTCTCCTTCGGCTCGGTCTCGACCGAGGAGGTGCTCTCGGGGGACACCCGCGCGCTGACCGCCGCGGGCGAGCGCGCGCTGTCCGACCTCCGAGCGGAGCCCACGACCGATCGGCTCGTCGAACTCTCTCGGCGGTTCGCCCGCGAGGCGGACCTCCTCACCGACCGCGTCGCCGACGCCGTCGAGACGGTCCGCGCCGAGGGCGGCGACGCCGCGATGGCGATGCTCGGCGACACCGTCTTCGCGTTCGGCGACGACCTCTCGGCGGCCGGCTACGATCCCGAGGTCTGCTCGGTTCACCCGACGGGAGCGACGCTCCGACCGCCCGATGTCAGCCGCTTCGAGCGCTGA
- a CDS encoding UPF0175 family protein — translation MPSISARIPDDERDELEEVAALLGEDKSTTIRKALDEGLKELRIRVAVERYQTGEISVTEAARVAGVPLAEWLEICRERNLTTQLSTADLEDDAEAALDL, via the coding sequence GTGCCGTCGATAAGCGCCCGCATTCCCGACGACGAACGGGACGAACTGGAGGAGGTCGCCGCACTGCTGGGAGAAGACAAGAGCACGACGATCCGGAAGGCCCTGGACGAGGGACTCAAAGAACTGCGAATTCGCGTCGCCGTCGAACGGTACCAGACCGGCGAAATCTCTGTAACGGAGGCAGCGCGGGTCGCCGGCGTTCCGCTCGCGGAGTGGCTGGAGATCTGTCGGGAGCGGAATCTGACGACGCAACTTTCGACGGCCGATCTCGAAGACGATGCCGAAGCCGCGCTGGATCTGTAG